DNA from Xiphophorus maculatus strain JP 163 A chromosome 6, X_maculatus-5.0-male, whole genome shotgun sequence:
CCGGTTTAAACTGACGGACGGTCACGGGAGCCAATCAGCGGCCGCTGTGCGCCTAAGCCTTGTTTATTTCACTCCATCGACCAATCAGCGCGGCGCTGTGTCGGAGTGCGTCACCAGAGCAGAATGTGAATGTGGGCACGCGCTGCTCTGCTCCCATCCCCCCACAGCAACAAGGAGTAATGGCGGCCGCTTTTTTTCTGAGTGTCGCTTTGTCCCGCTCTCAGTCAGCCTGTAACAGACATGAGTTCATAAGTGGGTAAGAAAACAGAGGGTCGCGCCTCATGAGCACATAATTATTACgatgattttctgtttcccGCACTCTTGTCATCGCATGTTTTTGTTATGTCGCactgttttttggttttttccacttctggtccctcctcctccttctcggCGGGGCTTTTCTCTGTGGGCTCCAACAATGGAGGAAATGAGGCCAGCAGCTTGTTCACACCAAACTACACGTTAAAACTGCGCTCTGGTGCGTTTACTCGACGGATAGTGCGTGTTTGTGCGTGGGGCCACCTTCCCGCACGGGTTTTGAGTGAagtgtgtgtgaaaaaaacGTGTAGAGTGTGAAGTGCGCACATTCAGAGCTGAGAGGGAGTTTCAAAAATGGACGTTATGAAGGGGGAGGGGCGAGCAGCCGAGCGGGGGCCGATCACCGCTTCAATTAAACTCCATTTCTCCCCCAAACTCTCTCAGCAGCACAAAAAAGATACTTTTATCCACCAAAACCGACTGTTTTCTCACAGTTTCTCCATTTCTGCGCTTATAATCCCTCTCCGCGGCGGTGGGCGGGAGAACCGGTCCGGGTTCGCCTCCTGATTCCCCCAGCCGgccatcaatcaatcaaactgACACCACGTCAAACGGAGCGCTCGTTTATTCGATGAATTCACTGCGCAGCTCGGTTCGGACCCGGTTTTCTGGCCTCCACGGTGTCGGACGGGCTCCGTGAGTCACGGTGCGGTCCGTTCCGCTGCCTTTAATCGGTTcggattatttgtttttagcgGAATAGGGACGGTTGCATGGGGAGAACAgaagggggcgtggcctaagcaGATAGAAATTCTACCCATTGTTCCACTCCGGCGCGCGAAGAAAACACCTCTGTGCtgccagcagccaatcagcggCCGGCGACCTCCGCGAGGCCCCGCCCATAAGCCTATATTAAAGGCTCGGCCGTGAGCACCGTCGGCCACTGGCACAATCTAATCCAGCTAGATCCGCAGCCGAGCAGAGGGGATTTACTTTATTCCAGCTTTCCTTTCAGCCgtcctttattttattgaactAAAACAATGGCGGACACGCAGGTGGACTCTGGCTCGGATATCTCTGCCAAGGTAAGCCGCCGCTCACCTTCCCCTTCCTCCCTAAGCCCCTCTCCAGCTTTACGCGTCTCCAAGCCGTAACCTAGATTTTCACCAAACCTTTCTCGCGCTCATTCGAGCCCAGAGGATCATAGGAACCAGTGATCGAGTAACCGGGCCGAACCAGCCGGGGTCCCGATACTGatggggagggagaggggggccAGTAAATGGACCCCTAGAATAAAGCTGGGAGTCGGAGCTCCGCATCATGGAGATCtgcgcctccagcgccgcgtcTCATTGTCCGGAGAGGAAGAGTCTGCGCGGGGTTCTTTGTTTATACAAGCGGCTTGGTTCTGCCGTCCAGCCCGAACCGGTGCGTTACGCACGGCGCGCTCTCCAACACGCACTTATCGCGTTTTTCCGCTACTCTTATCGCCGATTGAGGCGCCgattctcacattttttttccctccttcgCGTCCTGAGAGATGCTGGAAGTGATTTACATTCAGAGGACAATCAGGTTCGGACTTTCTGGGGGGTCCAGTCTCCTTCCGGATGTGTGTGTCGGCGGAGCTGCCGGGGCTCCGGCGGCGCTCCGGTTCGGATGTGGAGAGAAGTTGATGCGTTTGAATGGAGCGCGGAGCGGCAGGAGGTGCGGAATTCACGCTGTCAACTTTCACCTCCTCCAGCTTGTTGGTTCTTGTTGGTCCATCTCTGGTTCGGTGTGTGACCCAGCAGGCACCTGCCGGCCGCCGCAGTCCGACCCGGTTTGTTTACGGACGGGATCGGGTCGCCGCCTGGGAGCCGCGCGGCTTCCGCTTCTTCTTCagcgttttttttctcttgcagcGTGTTTCGATTGTATCTCCGGGGGGAAactttttctgtctcattttgtAACCTTCTTCATTGTGTGCGCCTGCGTGCGTGTGCGCGGGCGCGCCGTGGAGGTGTGATGTGACGGCGCTGGTTTTCCCCTCTTTGTGGTTCTCCCTCCGCCGTTCCGACTGTGAGCCCACTTGTTTTGGCTTCAGCCGGactttggttctggtttggtGAAACTTTAACCGGTTCTGGTCGGGGTGGGGGGGGCATGCCGTGTTTccgcagcagcggcggcggcggggcGCGCAGCGGGCAAACGGCAGCGCAGCTCCGGCTGGTGATGAATGAACATCCGGAGGGAGGCAGAGAGGGGAAAGTTCGGCTCCGGTATTAGGTGTTATAATCCGGGGGGCGCCTGCTGCCTCTATTTTTAGTTCTGGGGCATTTTTACGCACACGCGTCTTTTTACGCGCGGCGCGCACCACGCGCTCTCCGGCGCTTCTGAACAGCTTAATGGATTCCAACCAATGAGATTAtattaagcaattaatcaataactgtAAATGCAGTGGGTGCGTGGGCGCGCGTGTTGCGGGGCGCGCGGGAGGGAGGAGCGTGTTTCCGGTGAAAGTGTTTGTGTGGACGCGGTTTAACGGCGCGTTTCGGTTCCGTTCGGACCCGCAGCCTTTGCCATGTGTCGTCTTCTATTGTCCTCCGTTACAACAAgcggccagcagcagcagcgtgcGTCGCtctcctccgcctcctcttcatcaccctcctcctccttctgcgCCCTCCTGTGTTATTTTAAATCGAGCAATGCATCCTGGGTATCGCAGTGCTTCTCCCGGGCGTGTCTCGTGACATGGCAGCAATGGCAGGCAGGCTGAGGACTACAATACCCAGAGTTCCCCTGGGGCCACATCAAAGTATCAGATTACAACACATTAGAGCGGATGGAGGGGGAGGAGGCAGGGGAGGATCTGCAGAGGATCTGCTGGCTAACAGGGCTGAACAATGTGCAGCTGTAAGTAGGCCAGTGGGTAGAAGGgcagcgctaaccgctacgctaACGCTaatgctgcttctgctgcaggACCTGAAGGAGAAGAAGCTGGCAGAGGAGAAGGAGAACGGCAAGGATGCTGCCACCAACGGGAAGGTAGGGGCCCAAAACTTCTGGCCAAAATCCTGTAAAGGGATGAAAACTTTAGCTGACAGCTGCTCTTCCTTCAGGAGAATGAGGAGAACGGTGAGCCTGAGGTAGACGAGGAGGAGgtggatgaggaggaagaggaagaagaggaggacgaCGGAGAAGGTGGGACGCCATCTGTTACCATGGGAACGGAAGGGGTGGGTGTTTCTAAAACCTCcagacctttgacctctttctgcttcctgcaggagatgaggaggacgaggaagatgatgaagacGAGATCGAGGGCGGCACAAAACGGGCAGCTGACGACGACGACGAGGATGACGAGGTGAGCCGCCGGCAGCCCTGACCCCGTCCTGACCCCATCCCAACGCCGCCCCCCATCCTAACGGTGTCTCCTCTCCTCTTTCAGGACGACGTCGAAACCAAGAAGCAGAAAACCGACGATTGATGCGTTTCCGCGCGGCGCCGACCTGCTGAACCACTTCCTGGTTcttcacctctgacctctctgACACGTCACAGGTGGAGGGGCGGGAGGACTGacctaaaggaaaaaaataataaaaaaaccaacatggTCATTAGCAAGTAGAGTTCAACAAGCATCACCACGTCCACCCCCTCCCATctccctgacctctgacctccaggctgCAAGACAAATTTTCTAGAGGACCCGCCGCCTCGCCCGACGCAGAAATCTGGCTTCTCTTCAGCAACAACAACCCCAACGGagaatttgtttgtatttttatttacattttatatttttgtacatattgTTAGGAGAGGGAGGGGGGGGGCAGCTTCTCTCTCGGCAGCGATCTCGTCAGACCAAATCGGTGCTTCTTCTGTAACGAAAAGATTTTACTTGGTTGACCATGTTACAATATCTCAGATACTAGAAAacctgtaaaaaacaaaaaagctaaaaaaaaaagaataaaagctgaaagGCAACCTGTTAACGCCGCTGAACTCAGAGCATTCCAGTAAATTTAATGTATGTACTTTAGCTGTACCATAACTAGTTTGTTTGTATGGGAGGGTAAGGCCAAAGAGAAGAGCCtctgtttccttttgttctttttttttttctttgtcagcgacattttgttttatgacgGCCTGTTTTGATGTATGTGCGAAGTTTGTTGTTTGACAATAAACCGGACTTTTATTTTGTGAGTTGTACTTCACATCTCTGCCTGGTTTCATTTCCTCTTCCTGGCGGCGGGAAAACCCGCTCAAGGTGAGTCAGGAAGTCGCTCCGGAAATGTTGATTTACGACATGCATGACCTACAAAACGcagatttttagatttaatctgaaaaaacaCCTAATCTGGATGAGCTTTGTTATGAAAGTCaatattgtggaaaattaaACCTGTTTTTGCCTCCAGAAATGTCTCAAATTAATTTTAGAGATTTACTACCTttaaattcagatattttttaagtcaatttagTTCAGAAATTTTAACacaatgttttactttgtgatAAAATTCCTAAATAAATGGACTTTAGTAGCCAACATATTAGATGTTTCACTGTCTTTTTCTGTTATTGGTGTGATTAcatcacaacaataaaaaacattattatacAGAAATGAATTTATCTTAAAATTGTTGGTTTTAAAAAGgtaaatctgacaaatgagtCTCATCAGGAtgtgtattttaatttactgaatatatttattgtCCCACTGGAAATTCAGGTATATTCAGCATAACTGATTTAGGTAGATTCACACAGCAAAATTCAAAAgtagtatatatatttatatatttaaaaagttaagaataaaatattgcaaaaatatcataaatcgagttacaagaaataaaaacataccaTCCAAGTCAGTATATTTGAGTGGGAttaattcttttaaatgttcagtATGTGCATTTATTACAATatatgaagaacaaaaaacagcacagatgtaatttaaaatgaGCAGTAGGGGTGTGAGTACTTCCTGGTTTTATCAGGAGTGGTTAGCAGCCGCTGGAAGGATCTGTGTTAACGCTGCTTAGCGCGCCGCGGACGCAGCCGCCTGTCACTGCAGTTCAGCAGCTTCACATGGAGACACGACTGTAAGATCCAACATTTTGTATTGAAATTATTATAACAGGAACAGGCCCGCTAAACATCTTCACTCAGAGCCAGCTGATGCAGGGAACTCTGGGAAGTTGAGTCCAGATGATCCTGGGTCCAACAAGGACCACTGAACCTGAACCGGTCACTGGTTTaatctctgctgtgtttcttcaTGTGGGTTGAACTGTTTATACAGTAggaaccaaccaaccatccaaccaaccaactgcAGTTGCTTCAGCAGAAACATGTCAGAGTCTGAACCTGGTAGGAGGATCTGATGGTAGGAGGATCTGATGGTAGGAGGATCTGATGGTAGGAGGATCTGATGGTAGGAGGTTCTGATGGTAGGAGGATCTGATGGTAGGAGGTTCTGCTGCGTGTCGGGTCGGGTCATGTTGGCTTCAGCCTGCAGCACTCAGAGAGGAATGCAGCCAGCTGTTCAGTCTGTTCGCTCCAGTCCTTCCAGGAGACACCAGTAACCTGCtgtggactgtgggaggaagccggagtacccagagagaacccaacAATAacatggagaacatgcagaTAGACCCCAaactgggatttgaacccagaaccTCCAGGCTGCAAGGCAGCCGAGCTACCAACTGGTTTGATTTATTCACTCTAAAATAAGGTGATTATTATCTAAAATAtgattacttttgttttttttatcttttgatcTTTAATCTTGATTATGATGTGAATattatttagttcatttttaaagtatttattctattttttcctgttacagtTGTATACTTTTATAcattcaattaaattattttaataataaatactaaatcaattttatagtacatttttatgataaaattatataatgcatttttaaaataattttttatgactattttttCATTGATCTCATTGGAATTTTATTGGAacaatttaattcagttatttaaataatttcttcatatattttattttttaattcatttaatttagatttttaattggattttatgtttttcattagtctgactttatttctaaagtacttcctaaatgtttctttgtggTATTTagtatttatcatttttttatttatgcattaatTTAGTGGAGATTTTTCTCCAGTAATTTAAACATTAGTTTCGGTTCTGTTCGTTGTAGCGCCCCCATCTGGACACCAGTCTCTCCATTCAGAGTTGAACACTTTCAGTCACTGAAATGTTAACATTGATGAGTTGATTTGTTCAGGTTTCAGAGGTTGGAGCAGATCAGACTGGGATCAGCTTCCAGAACCAGTTaaaccagcagctgctggttaaactggtttccATGTCAGCTTGACGCTGCAGGTCAGCAGGTCAGCAGGTCAAATCATCTCTGATCATTTTACAGATTCAATTCAGTCTAATTATCTAAACTTATTCATCTTCATCAAACATTtggaagaaacaagaaaatattttattaatttatgtcaAAACTTTGACCTTTAACCCAAAGGCTTCTGGAAGTTAAAACTCTGCAGCTAAACGACTCTAaactaatcaatcaatcaatcaatcaatcaatcaatcaatcaatcaatcatgtTGTTATCACTTCTTTCTGTTCAGGTTTATGGAAGCAAACTAAAATCATGTGAAGAAACAAGAAAGATAAATTTGGACAATAATAGGaggaaaattgtaaaattaatgaaaaatgtgcagaaaagaTTCATGAATCAACAAACATCCAACTAAAGACtctgttctgattggttaaattataaaatcatagaactgataaaaaaagggtgtaaatattaacaaatttatgattttattttcagatttcaaaCCTTCAGTgcagttaaacatttaaaacgaTGAAAacgtttttgttattttatgttatttgtttgatttggaataagaactaaaacaaatacgggtgtgaatactttataCAAACCTGGAttggatccagaaccagaaccttctggaAGGACGAGGCACAGCTGggaccagaagtttacatacccCAGCCCATCTGTCTCACCTTCCCGTTCTGAGAAAAAGTCATGAAAATTCTCTAAATTCcagaataatttctgttttttttttctggttttgtaaATTCCTTCTATcaggtcagaagtttacatacacacaGGTCACTTTGCCTATTAAGCAGgtgatgacatcatcactgTCGGCTTCTGGAGCAACACCTGGCAGAGGCTGAAGGATGGAACGTCCACCTCagctgtgacctctgacctctgacccagagGAAATCTGAGGGCGGAGCCGGAAAGAGTCCTGCAAGCCCGACCCAGTTCCATCGGTTCTGAATCCAGAATCCAGGAGGACTAGAGTCAGACGCTAagtttaataatattttatagaatattattaagaataaattaaataactataaaaaaaataataagtatttatttatttccttcactTTATCAGATAGTTGAACCTTTTTAGGTCCCTGAAGACAATTAACTCAGTTATTATCACTATAAATGTAGATTAGTTACatgcatcatttttttaaaatcaatcctTTTTCGTTTCTTTCTAGATTCACAATaattctggtttgttttggtgaTTAGCTGTGAAGCCAAATGATCGTTGGGACCTGAATGAAAACCTGAATCCTGTCCAGTTTGAGTTTCCTTTCCTCTTTCTAACTTTCCTTTCCTTCCTAACTTTCCTCTCCTTCCTGAGCTTCCTCTCCTTCCTGAGCTTCCTTTCCTTCCTGAGCTTCCTCTCCTTCCTGAGCTTCCTTTCCTTCCTGAGCTTCCTCTCCTTCCTGAGTTTCCTTTCCTTCCTGAGCTTCCTTTCCTTCCTGAGCTTCCTCTCCTTCCTGAGTTTCCTTTCCTTCCTGAGCTTCCTTTCCTTCCTGAGCTTCCTCTCCTTCCTGAGCTTCCTCTCCTTCCTGAGTTTCCTTTCCTTCCTGAGCTTCCTTTCCTTCCTGAGCTTCCTTTCCTTCCTGAGcttcctctccttccctccttcctcctcagGTTGAGGTTCGGAGCCAGATGTGCAGCCAGCAGCTGCTTCCTTCACTCTGATGAGTTCAGACTTGATATGAACTCACTGCTGCAGGCTGCAAACATCAAGCCAGACCTGCTGCAGGTAGAAAACATACGGCTCACCTGTGCTGCTTGTTGATTGGCTCTCAGGATATGAACTCACCAATCAGAAGTCCAGGTCTAGAATTTAAACCCACAGGTGTTGTTTTCAGcggtcagccaatcagaaagcagcaTGTAAATTCGGGTCTTTGCTGACTTCCCTGTCCTGAGTTGAAACTAGGAACCTTTTTCTGCCTCAGCGAGGAGACGATCAGATCAGACTGAAGCTGAGTGGAAACAACCTGAAGGTTCAGAGGCTGCAGTGCTGCACCTGCACCTCCAGGGGGCGGTCTGAGCTCCTGCACAGCTGAGCAGGATAAACAGGTACAGTGTGTTTTTAACTGTAGCAGTAAACAGTTGGTGTAATTATCTGCAGTTTCCTGCCTTGAACATGAGTTCAGTGGATCTTCATCGATCCTGCGCTCTCTGGACGACGCAAAAAGCTGCAAATAAAGGTTTAATTTCTGTCCAGACGTtcccacagcagcagcaacatgcTTCAGTTATTAATCACTAATCCttcagagaggaaaacagattatttaaaggTACAGGGAGAACATGAGGCCTgcagcagacacacacagctTCCTCATGTAAGATCAGTTCTTCCTCAGTGCGGTGCTGCCATCTGGTGTCCAAACTCAGAGTTGCAACCTGTGTCCTTAAGTCAGTTTATCTGTTCTGCACAATTTACAGCCTACAAATGTCTCAatgcatttcacaaaaaagttaattcaatACAACATATTACAGATAAAGTTAATCCACTCCAATATAATCCTAAAAATCAATCAGTGCATCAAGAAacctccatcagaaccagaaccagaaccaggctcagTAAGCAGACCAGTGGTTCCCTCCAGTAATGACTTTGATTCCCACCTCACTGATCTGCTTATCAATAACTAGACTTCAACCTTCAACCGGCAGATTGCTATGTATTTAGCTGAAGTAACTGGACTGCTGCATGTTTAAACAGTGATGATTTCAATAAGGTGTTTGGCTGCACTGCAGTTCCCTGATGTCAGCACAAACTCTAGAGGTTTATTTTCATGtcttaaaaaaatctctttgcTGTCTTTACTTTAACTAGACAGCCTCTTCATGGTGTTCCTGTGTGGTGGAGTTACCAAGATCTTCATGCTAGTGTCAAACATCTGTTCTTAACTTCAGAACTGTtaacatattcatatttttataaatataaaacatattataGGCATTGTcaatagtaaaataaatcaaatagttctttttatttgctttcgGGAGTTTAAAGTTAAGTGTTAACATTCCAGAGTAAAAAGGAGGCGTCTGTATTTACCGAACACCCCcctgttttttgtaaaatggtTTGTTCCGCCTTAGCGCGCTTGGCTATGTTTGTTAGCagtcagaagaaagaaagatagTGAAAATTATAACTATACTGCCAaggaaaatatgacaaaacagaatttaaaaagagggaagataaaaaagaagaaacagaaagcaaagaTGTCAATTTGCCACATAGGTTTTCAGAGAGAGGTTAGTAAAATATCTTGTGATTATCAGTTTGTTAGCTCAGCTAGCCTAGCTAGAGGCTAACGTTCGCCTCCGTTTTACCCGCATTTCATCTGTGAAGGAAATTGTTTAgtaaaatattcatatatttagcTTGTTTCTGTACTTTTGTACCACATTTAAAACCGATAAGTTATAGTAGGCAGCAGCTCCAACTCCCCAGACTAGCTTAGCTCCGCCTCAAAgtgaaaaacatgagaaatacTGATCAATGACATGCTAGGCTAGTTATCATCATTGGAGGAAATCTAtcttgcttttctctttttactagtgcacaacaaaactgaaatatttataaatatcaaATTCAAACGAccattaataatagtaataatgaaAACTCTGGGCTGGAGGCTTGGCGGTTTGCATTTAAGCTACAGGTATGCTAccactttcttttctaaattatCCCTCTGGTGCTCCTAAATGCAATTaacaaaatgcagcattttttgtGAAGTCTGCCTTACATTACCAGTATTTTGTACAGTGGCTGTTGCTTGTGGGGAGAGagctaaaactgttttaaaaactatttgagGTCCAGTATGTCTCTAGAAAGACTATGCAGTAATTACATGTTGTCAATTGAAATTCAGTTGCTTAGAAAGCTGGACCTGGATCAATCACTTTATTAGAAACAAGGCCCAGGTTACTGGTTAATGGCATTTTTGAGAGAAAGGTTTGGGTTTCCATTAGTTATTTGTTCTTAtcttgttaaaaacaaatctgctgtgTTCACTACTTGGGAGATGATAATGTTAATGTatgttaatttaattattaattatcactattattattattattatcattattattatcaataataataacaattaattattattataattaattattatgtgttagaaattataattttacaacTGTTATAAATGCACATGTAAGtgcatttgttgttgttttttagctttgaagaattaaataaaaataatttgtaatttttccaaTTAAACTGTAGTAATATTTGGCCGTTAGCAGCAGTCAGTGCGCCTGAGTTGCTGCTAGTTTGCTGTAAATGCCactagaagaagaagaaggtttGAGCAGTAACTGTAGCAATGAGGCGTTACATTTCAGGAgttgataaaaacatttcaaagaggAGTCAAGGGAAGAActgaaagttaaatgttttatttttaattaaaaattggaACAAACCGACAGGTAAGTTTGACTGGCTCATGTTTGATGAGAGCAGCCagtcagtgttttgtttcatatgCAGTACGCGTCCTCCAGCAGTAAGGCAAGTAGGTTTATTAAaggtataaaatatttatattagagGCCATAATGGACGTCATATCTTCTAAATGCC
Protein-coding regions in this window:
- the ptma gene encoding prothymosin alpha isoform X2; amino-acid sequence: MAAMAGRLRTTIPRVPLGPHQSIRLQHIRADGGGGGRGGSAEDLLANRAEQCAADLKEKKLAEEKENGKDAATNGKENEENGEPEVDEEEVDEEEEEEEEDDGEGDEEDEEDDEDEIEGGTKRAADDDDEDDEDDVETKKQKTDD
- the ptma gene encoding prothymosin alpha isoform X1, with protein sequence MADTQVDSGSDISAKDLKEKKLAEEKENGKDAATNGKENEENGEPEVDEEEVDEEEEEEEEDDGEGDEEDEEDDEDEIEGGTKRAADDDDEDDEDDVETKKQKTDD